ACAACTTCCACCGTTTGTCAACTTCCGCAAAATAAGTCTGCACGGCCTCTTCGATGTAAGGAACGGATTCCCTGAATGACTTAATCCTTGCagcttcatctttttgcaaaaagaaCGGTTCAAGAATGATTCTTCTGAATGCTTCTTGACAGTCCAAGGCTTCAAAAAAGAGGTACCTGGTATTCCAAGCTTTGCTCTCATACAAGTATGAATTCAAACTTGCTGCAACATTTTTCCAATCATCAGCGTTCGTACCTGGTGCATTTCTGGTAATTGCTTTGGAAAATTCGGTAAGTTGTTTTGATAAGGCACGGTCACGAGATAGAGAATGACTAAGGGGTAAAAACGCTAGCActagaaacaaaaaactcGAAGCTAAACACGGATAAGTCCAATTTGTGGACATTTTCCACCAAATACTAAGTGGCAGCCATAATAACAGCCAGATTCGAAAAATTAAGGATTTGTAAACCTCATACGAGTACCATGTAAGGCCATTTCTAAAAACGTCCTGAGGTAGCACAGTCTCCTGGGATTCGAGATGTTCGGGAGATAATAATCCCACGCTCTTCtcatcttcaatatcagtATCTTTCATTTTGGCGATGAGATGGCAGTTTGAGGTACCTGTCATTTAGAGTTGCAACTTCTGGCAGCTGGATTTATATatagtttgaaaaaaaaaagccgCCAAGCGGGCGCGCGTTATGCAACTGCCGATGGCTTATTAAATCATATGATTGAAAAAGGGCAAAAACTCATCAAGATAATTTCCAATTATTCACGGGCTCACTTAATAtgttgttgataattagttgtttagtaagttgtagTAATTtagaataagtcgttccttcttaattttgttaaaatGTACTACCCTAAGAAGTATAACTAATTTATAATTAGTAATGAGCCCCGAGAGCAACGCTTCCGAGACCATATCCAATAGATTCTGGGTCAagcttttaaaaaaaaactattgtTGATGAAGCTGCATAAGAAATGAACTGAAATATGTGATGATTCTCCTGGAAGGGTCTCTGCTTATGACATTTTTTCGtacttcaaagaaaactatAATGAAGTCACTATTGGATCCAGGCTTACTCTTATAGAGGATTTAACAAATATATCTTCCAAGTCTGTAGATGAAATCGTTTtctatttgaaaaactatACTCACAATGCTGGAAGACAGCAGTGAGGAACAGGacagaaagaaacaacGTGATACAAATATTGCATTGCTATTGATGGCTTTCATACCCCAACTaaaagaatcttttcaCGAGAAGTTCGGTGACTCCAAGTCTCTTCAACTATCACAAGTCATTAGATTTTGTAAATTAAAGACTTCATCGGGCTCTTCCTCTTTAGTATCCGACGCATTGGCTGCGCAAGACAAAAGAAGTtatcaaaagaaaggaaataaagGATGTCTGATTTGTGGCGCGGACTGTCGCTTAAGCAACTGTTCTCTGCTTAAGAGAAGGCTCCCGGAAGCCAGAATCTTTAAGTTATATCCTAATGACAAGTTAAGCGCACCTTCGTCTGCTAGCGTGGCGATGACAGACTATGAAACGCCACCCAGCAGAGCAAACCGGAAACCACCAACATCTTGGCTTTGCATGCTATCTTCGACTGTTCTCTCGTAAACTCGGTTCTCTACAGAAGAATATGTAATGGTGGTTGGTGGCTTCATACCCATCATAGGCTCTGGAACTGTGCAGATAGGCACGGTTCAATTGAGTGATGTCTCCTACATTCCCGACTTATCAGTGAACCTAATATCTGTTCGGAAACTGTGTGCCCATTCTAATTTTTCTGTTACATAACCAATACCGATCAGACTCTGTTTTGCGACTCAAGGTTGCATTGAAGATCTTTTTCTCTGCTACAAAGATGACATTCATATTACAGAACAGTTAGCTGGATGCTATTCTGAGTAAATCCTTGTCATTCTGATACAACGTAGGAAATATCTTACCTTTCAGCATTTTATTCGAAAACTTTACTCCATCCTTTTTGAGTCCGTTAAGCGAGCTTTACGGTACCATCATAGCACCAGATTTTTGTTCCTAAAGTAACGTTTTGTATGCTATTTCAAATTGATTGTTGTTCACACCTCTCATGAAACTATTAGTCAATCTCTACACTTGGTCAAGGGTTACTTGAAACCTTCTACTGGTGCtgctctttcaaaaacaaaggGTGTGAATCCTCTATAGTCCAAGGAATCAGATTACGTTACTACAAGTAAAAGCTTCATAGGAATAGACAAGATTTGGAACTTGGTTGGACATTTAAAAGACAGATATTATAAGAAATTGAACGTAAATGACGTGCCTCTTATTATGTTGGCATAGGTAATTGTGATGTAATGTGTAAGAAATTTTTATGTTTGGGTGATTCATGaggtgattttttgagattttgataaatatatgtaCATAATGAGTAGACAGTATGTGGAAAAATACGTTATATTAGATGCGAGTAAgtgcatatatatgatatttgggTCCGTAGAATACATTATAAACACAAAAATGGGAATAAAAGTGGATTTTATGGGCAAATGGCACAGGGTGTGAAGCGCTGAGGTAAGTGCcgtgtatggtgatgtaGAGTGGTAACCATGGCAACTGAGTGAGAGGTGAGGATGAGGAGCAGTGTGGCAGTAGGGTAAGATGGGAGTAGTTTATTCTTAGCATCCGTAGGCGTATGGGGAGCTAtcatggaaaagaagaaggcatgGCAGGTGTTCATATGCGGTTGGAGGTGGGATGGGGAGTAGTGATAGGGTATTATTGTTTACGTTTGATGGTTTACATATTATGTTAGGTATGTTGTAGAGGTCGTAGATGGTAGGACAAGTGGGTGTGGTGGTTGAATGATAGATGGACGGGGGGTGGTTGGTAGTGGATATGGAGTAGTGGTGAGATGTGAAGGATGGCAGGTGTGTTGACGTAGGCAGTGGAGGGgcgtatatatatgttacCATATTGCATGGTGGATGGTGCTAGACAAGGCCGTAGGGACATATAGCATGCTTGAAGTAACGTTGTACGAACTCTGTCATTATTTCCTGTTTAGGCAGTTGTGGCGCCTATTGTAGTCAAAGATCCTAGCGTCAAGGTTTCTTATATAGTGGGAGAGAGCACCAAGGAAGTAACTTGATACGAAGTTTGTGGATGGGtgtgttttcttttcaagcGGggtaatatatttttcctGTTCTCGAGATGAAACGTCGGAAAAGTTACGCGAATTTTTCGAAGCGAGAGGTCATATACCTAATAAGGAAATGTAATTCATAAGgttttattatattgatCTTTTCGAGACCGGAAGAAGCTGCAGGCTGAGCGcataatttcttgaagcGACCAACTGGTTCATGTTTAAGTAACCAAGAGAACATCCATGAAGCGGCTTGAGCAATGAACAGAATCCTGGTTCTCCTCGACTAAGCAGACAGATTGAGATACTACGCACAAACATGGaagttggaaaagaaagtacgTACCGactactttatttttgcagGCCGGAAATCAAGCGATGAATGACGATCCTCAGGAAAAAACGGATATCTCTCTGTTTTCTATGTTGTGCTTGAAGGGGTCAGTGGCTAATCTTGATgggattttttattaactGTGCTTTGTTGCTGCTGGAGATTTGCACTTGTGTAGCAGaggtctttttttttttgggtgCTCGctacataattctgcaTCTTCTCAATAGAGTAGCTCAATTGCATTCCTAGATGATGATAAGGTGGAAACTGGACaatcttttgtttatattGATGGATTTCTTGTCAAAAAGCATAACAATCAACATACTATTGTTAATTTCGAAActtacaaaaataaaatggaAGTTTCCGATAAGCGtaagtttgaaaaagcaaacTTTGAGGAGTTTGAGTCCGCTctaaataacaaaaacgaCTTGTTACATTGTCACTCAATAACTTTATTTGAAACTGTCGGCACGGAAGTGCGATCATTCTACGAAGACGAAAAGTCTGGTCTAATCAAAGTGGCGAAATTCAGAACTGGTGCAATCGATAGGAAAAggtcttttgaaaaaattgtcatTGCCTTCATggtcaagaaaaatgtacaAAAGTTTCTGACGTTTGTTGAAGACGAACCATACCCTTCAAAGTATCTTATTCccaagaaaatcaacttgATGGTCTACACGTTGTTTCAAGTAcatactttgaaatttaataGGAAAGATTACGATatcctttctcttttttaccTCAACAGAGGATACTATAGTGAGTTGAGTTTTCGTGTCCTGGAACGTTGTTACGAAACTGCGAGTTCCAGGCCGAACGACAGCTCTACGATGCGTACTTTCACCAACTTTGTTTCTGGCACGCCTATTGTAAGGAGTCTTCAGAAAAGCACCATAAGGAAATATGGATACAATTTGGCACCCTACATGTTTTTGTTACTACACGTAAATGAGCTTTCGATTTTTTCCGCATATCAAGCAAGTTTACCTGGCGGTAAGAAAGTCGACACAGAGCGGCTGAAACGTGATCTATGCCCACGTAAACCCACCGAGATAAAGTACTTTTCACAGATATGTAACGAtatgatgaacaaaaaagacGGATTGGGTGATATTTTGCATATTATCTTGCGAGCATGTGCGCTTAATTTTGGGGCGGGACCCCGTGGTGGTGCTGGtgaggaagaagatctATCTGTTGCGAATGAACAATCCGTTATTCCCTCTGTGGACGAGCATGGCTTAAAAGTATGCAAGTTGCGCAGTCCTAACACTCCACGAAGGCTCAGAAAAACACTAGATGCCGTGAAAGCTTTATTGGTGTCTTCTTGTGCTTGCACCGCAAAGGATTtagatatatttgatgaCAACAACGGCGTTGCGATGTGGAAATGGATCAAAATTCTGTACCACGAAGTAGCACAGGAAACCGCGCTGAAGGACTCTTATAGAATAACTTTGGTACCTTCTTCTGATGGTATATCAGTATGTGGAAAACTGTTTAATCGCGAGTATGTCCGCAGCTTTTACTTTGCATGCAAGGCTCAGTTTGACAACCTTTGGGAAGAGTTGAACAATTGCTTTTATATGCCTACAGTGGTTGATATTGCCAGTCTCATTTTGCGTAATCGAGACGTGTTGTTCAGAGAGCCAAAGCGAGGAATTGACGAGTATCTGGAAAAcgattcttttcttcaaatgataCCTGTTAAATATCGTGAAATTGTGCTGCCAAAGTTGAGAAGAGATACTAACAAAATGACCGCGGCtcttaaaaataaagtggCTGTTGCAATTGACGAGCTTACGGTGCCACTTATGTGGATGATCCATTTTGCCGTAGGATACCCTTACCGGTATCCAGAGCTTCAGCTACTCGCTTTTGCCGGTCCTCAGCGCAACGTATACGTCGACGATATAACAAGGCGCATCCAACTATACACTGATTATAACAAGAACGGTTCATCGGAGCCTCGACTAAAGACACTTGACGGACTCACTTCAGATTACTTGTTTTACTTTGTCACTGTGCTAAGGCAAATGCAGATATGTGCGCTTGGTAACAGTTATGACGCCTTTAAACACGATCCTTGGATGGATGTCGTGGGGTTTGAGGATCCAAATCAAGTAACAAATCGAGATACTTCGAGGATAGTTTTGTATTCCTACTTGTTTCTGAATACCGCTAAGGGCTGTCTCGTTGAATATGCAACTTTTCGACAGTACATGAGGGAACTTCCGAAGAATGTACCTCAGAAGCTGAATTTTCGGGAGATGCGCCAGGGGTTGATTGCCCTAGGGCGGCACTGCGTAGGTAGCAGATTTGAAACAGATTTGTACGAGTCGGCGACGAGTGAACTCATGGCCAACCATTCCGTTCAAACAGGGCGAAACATTTACGGTGTGGATTCCTTTTCGTTAACCAGTGTCAGTGGAACGACCGCCACTTTATTGCAGGAGCGAGCTTCCGAGCGCTGGATTCAATGGTTAGGCCTTGAAAGAGACTACCATTGTTCCTTCTCCAGTACTCGGAATGCGAGAGATGTAGTAGCAGCAGTAGCAGGCGAAGCGAGTTCagatcatcatcaaaattttttgagtgCAACGCGAAAAAGGCCCCGAGAGCCCAAGAGCACAAACGATATCCTCGTCGCAGGTCGGAAACTTTTTGGCAGATCCTTTGAATTCAGGGACTTGCATCAGTTGCGCTTATGTTATGAAATATACATGGCAGACACACCCTCTGTTGCAGTACAAGCCTCACCGGGCTATGGTAAGACGGAGTTGTTTCATCTTCCCTTAATAGCACTCGCGTCCAAGAGCGACGTGAAACATGTGTCGTTTCTGTTTGTACCGTACACAGTGTTGCTTGCTAATTGCATGATCAGGTTGCGCCGAGGCGGTTTCTTGAATGTGGCCACTGTAAGaaactttattgaagaGGGTTACGATGGTGTTACTGATTTATACGTGGGGATCTACGATGACCTTGCTAGCGCCAACTTCACAGACAGGATAGCTGGGTGGGATAATATTGTTGAGTGCACCTTTAGGACCAACAATGTAAAGTTGGGTTACCTCATTGTAGATGAGTTTCACAACTTGGAAACGGAGGTCTACCGGCAGCCGCAATTTGGGGGCATAAGGAACCTCGATTTTGACGCTTTCGAGAAAGCAATCTTTTTGAGCGGCACAGCACCTGAGGCTGTAGCCGATGCTGCGTTGCAGCGCATAGGGCTTACGGGACTGAGCAAGAAATCGATGGACATCAACGAGCTCAAACGGTCGGAAGACCTCAGCAGAGGTTTATCCAGCTATCCCACACAGATGTTCAATCTGATTAAGGAGAAATCTGAGGTGCCTTTAGGGCATGTGCataaaatttggaaaaaagtggaATCACCTCCCGAAGAAGCACTGAAGCTTCTTTTAGCCCTGTTTGAAACTGAACCAGAGTCGAAGGCCATTGTAATTGCTAGCACAACCAAACAAGTGGAAGAACTGGCCTGCTCTTGGAGGGAGTATTTCAAGGTGGTATGGATACACGGGAAGCTGGGTGCTGCGGAAAAGGTGTCTCGCACGGAGGAGTTTGTCACTGACGGTGGCATGCGAGTTCTCATCGGAACAAAATTAGTGACTGAAGGAATTGACATTAAGGaattgatgatggtgatcACGCTTGATAATAgacttaatattattgagCTCATTCAAGGCGTGGGAAGACTAAGAGAAGGAGGCCTCTGTTATCTATTATCTAGAAAAAACAGTTGGGCGGCAAGGAATCGTAGGGGTGAATTATCACCAATTAAGGAAGGCTGTATAACCGAACAGGTACGCGAGTTTTATGGACttgaatcaaagaaaggaaaaaagggCCAGCATGTTGGATGCTGTGGCTCCAGGACGGACCTGTCGGCAGACACAGTGGAACTGATAAAGAGAATGGACAGATTGGCTGAAAATCCGGCCACAGCCTCCATGTCGGTTGCTGCGTTACCGTCTAGTTCACAAGAGAGAAGTAGTAGTGACAGGTACAGAGATTATTGCAGCAGCGATGAGGACAGCAACGCGGGCATTCAtgatagtaccaatgctagcaccaatgctagtaccaatgctagtaccaatgctagtaccaatgctagtaccaatgctagtaccaatgctagtaccaatgctagtaccaatgctagtaccaatgctagtaccaatgctagtaccaatgctagtaccaatgctagtacTAATGctagcaccaatgctagcACTAACGCCAGTACTAATGCTAGTACTGATGCCAGTACCAATGCCAGTACCAATGCCAGTACCAATGCCAGTACCAATTCTAGTACTGATGCCAGTACCAATGCCAGTACCAATTCTAGTACTGATGCTAATACTGATGCTAATACTGctgatagtaccaatgctaatACTGATGCTAATACTGctgatagtaccaatgctaggactagtgctgttaccaccgccagcaccaatgctaggactagtgctgttaccaccgccagcaccaatgctaggactagtgctgttaccaccgccagcaccaacgtcaggactagtgctgttaccaccgccagcaccaatgctaggactagtgctgttaccaccgccagcaccaatgccaggactagtgctgttaccaccgccagcaccaacgCCAGGACTAGTGCTACTACCACCGCCAGTACCACTGCTAGCACCAACGAGGACTCCAATACAGGTGGAAATGCTGAGAGTAATAGATTCCATCCAGCCACTGACATTGATAAAGAGCCATATAAGCGGAAAGGAAGTCAAATGGTCTCGCTagagagaaagaaactgaaaGCACAATTTCCCAATACTTCTGAGAATATGAATGTATTAGAGTTTCTTGGCTTTCGGTCCGATGAAATTAAACATCTTTTCCTGTATGGTATCGATATATACTTCTGCCCAGAGGGAGTATTCACACAATACGGATTATGCAAGGGCTGTCAAAAAATGTTCGAGCTCTGCGTCTGCTGGGCTCGCCAGAAAGTATCGTATCGGAGGATAGCTTGGGAAGCACTAGCTGTGGAGAGAATGCTGCGAAACGACGaggaatacaaagaatacTTGGAAGATATTGAGCCATATCATGGGGACCCTGTTGGatatttgagattttttaccgtaaaaaagagagagaTCTACTCTCagatacaaaaaaaatatgcttGGTACCTGGCTATtactagaagaagagaaacaaTTAGTGTACTGGATTCGACAAGAGGCAAGCAAGGGAGCCGAGTTTTCCGCATGTCTGGAAGGCAAATCAAAGAGTTGTATTTCAAAGTATGGAGCAACTTGCGTGAATCAAAGACGGAGGTGCTGCAGTACTTTTTGAACTGGGACGAAAAAAAGTGCCAGGAAGAATGGGAGGCAAAAGACGATACGGTCGTTGTGGAGGCACTCGAGAAACTTGGAGTTTTTCAGCGTTTGCGTTCTATGACAAGCGCTGGACTGCAGGGTCCGCAGTACGTCAAGCTGCAATTTTGCAGGCATCATCAACAGCTGAGGAACAGGTATGAATTAAGTTTAGGAATGCACTTGCGGGAACAGATTGCGCTGGGAGTTATCCCATCTAAACCGCCGCATTGGACGCCTTTCCTCTCGATGCTGATAGGCTTGTTCtacaataaaatatttcgGCAGAAACTGGAGTATCTTTTGGAGCAGATCTCGGAGGTGTGGTTATTACCACATTGGCTTGATTTGGCAAACGTCGAAGTTCTCGCTGCAGATAACACGAAAGTACCACTGTACATGCTGATGGTAGCGGTTCACAAAGAGCTAGGTAGCGATGATGTTCCAGACGGTAAAattgatatattattatgtagaGATTCGAACAGAGAAGTTGGAGAGTGATGGACGTTGTTACGACTGTTGCTGATTGTGTATTGTGTAGTATATGTTTTGTTCTaagtttcaagaaaaagtgaaaaaaacaaaatggatttgtttttgtttctggtCAGATTCCTTAATAGTTGAAAACAAACTGGCGGAAAGAAAGGGCATTGGAGAAGATCAGTGTGAGTTGCTCAGAATGTGATGAACACTTCGGAGTCATCTAGCTTTAATCTTGAACATAAAAGTATTACGAAGACTTACATGCGGTTTGCACCAACTATTCTCAAGCCGATAGAGCTGCTGGCACGGCTGTGGTAGGTAGAATGCCTTTAGGTGCTCAAATTGAAATGGATGTTACTGCCTTTGAAAACAGTTAACAATGCAAAAAAGTTAGTTTGCGTACAAATACTTCTTGGACCGCTTAACTACAAACAGTATATATTTTCccttgatatatttttactGTACTTAAAGTAAAGtcaaaaattataaacgAGAAGATTTAGTTGCAAATAGGATATGATAGTCAAAAATTAACGGGGAAAATATGACTGGAGAGTGCGGCAAAGAATCACTGTTGAGCAAAGACCTGGCTTACGCCTGTTTCCCTCCGAACGGCTCTTTAACGTACAATATGAACAGAGGATATCCAATATCATTGTTGGTTCgaaaatgttggaataagtgattacaaCTACGCTCTTTGCATAAATTAGATtaggcaaattctaatattgGGGTTTCCTGCAgtagtaagataaagatctattagttgtccagaacttagtatataagaagatgagttatcatgAATGTCCCGAATCatgtctgaaccattgg
This genomic window from Saccharomyces mikatae IFO 1815 strain IFO1815 genome assembly, chromosome: 9 contains:
- the SMKI09G2060 gene encoding DUP/COS family protein, yielding MTGTSNCHLIAKMKDTDIEDEKSVGLLSPEHLESQETVLPQDVFRNGLTWYSYEVYKSLIFRIWLLLWLPLSIWWKMSTNWTYPCLASSFLFLVLAFLPLSHSLSRDRALSKQLTEFSKAITRNAPGTNADDWKNVAASLNSYLYESKAWNTRYLFFEALDCQEAFRRIILEPFFLQKDEAARIKSFRESVPYIEEAVQTYFAEVDKRWKLFDSEKSWSPVDLENAQLPKDTHRFKLTWVLKRNLSIFSLISFLNFLVCIYVSREMCLLLRTLYLGCIFFMIVKGFTNTKKVLIMSMEHNMQFLSTIINEQKTGANGWDEIAKKMNKYLFEKKVWKNEEFFFDGTDCERFFSDRFYHPLSSKKSTWPVPLNVELWPYVKEAQASRGDNSLV
- the SMKI09G2070 gene encoding uncharacterized protein yields the protein MLEDSSEEQDRKKQRDTNIALLLMAFIPQLKESFHEKFGDSKSLQLSQVIRFCKLKTSSGSSSLVSDALAAQDKRSYQKKGNKGCLICGADCRLSNCSLLKRRLPEARIFKLYPNDKLSAPSSASVAMTDYETPPSRANRKPPTSWLCMLSSTVLS
- the SMKI09G2080 gene encoding Y' element ATP-dependent helicase; the protein is MEVSDKRKFEKANFEEFESALNNKNDLLHCHSITLFETVGTEVRSFYEDEKSGLIKVAKFRTGAIDRKRSFEKIVIAFMVKKNVQKFLTFVEDEPYPSKYLIPKKINLMVYTLFQVHTLKFNRKDYDILSLFYLNRGYYSELSFRVLERCYETASSRPNDSSTMRTFTNFVSGTPIVRSLQKSTIRKYGYNLAPYMFLLLHVNELSIFSAYQASLPGGKKVDTERLKRDLCPRKPTEIKYFSQICNDMMNKKDGLGDILHIILRACALNFGAGPRGGAGEEEDLSVANEQSVIPSVDEHGLKVCKLRSPNTPRRLRKTLDAVKALLVSSCACTAKDLDIFDDNNGVAMWKWIKILYHEVAQETALKDSYRITLVPSSDGISVCGKLFNREYVRSFYFACKAQFDNLWEELNNCFYMPTVVDIASLILRNRDVLFREPKRGIDEYLENDSFLQMIPVKYREIVLPKLRRDTNKMTAALKNKVAVAIDELTVPLMWMIHFAVGYPYRYPELQLLAFAGPQRNVYVDDITRRIQLYTDYNKNGSSEPRLKTLDGLTSDYLFYFVTVLRQMQICALGNSYDAFKHDPWMDVVGFEDPNQVTNRDTSRIVLYSYLFLNTAKGCLVEYATFRQYMRELPKNVPQKLNFREMRQGLIALGRHCVGSRFETDLYESATSELMANHSVQTGRNIYGVDSFSLTSVSGTTATLLQERASERWIQWLGLERDYHCSFSSTRNARDVVAAVAGEASSDHHQNFLSATRKRPREPKSTNDILVAGRKLFGRSFEFRDLHQLRLCYEIYMADTPSVAVQASPGYGKTELFHLPLIALASKSDVKHVSFLFVPYTVLLANCMIRLRRGGFLNVATVRNFIEEGYDGVTDLYVGIYDDLASANFTDRIAGWDNIVECTFRTNNVKLGYLIVDEFHNLETEVYRQPQFGGIRNLDFDAFEKAIFLSGTAPEAVADAALQRIGLTGLSKKSMDINELKRSEDLSRGLSSYPTQMFNLIKEKSEVPLGHVHKIWKKVESPPEEALKLLLALFETEPESKAIVIASTTKQVEELACSWREYFKVVWIHGKLGAAEKVSRTEEFVTDGGMRVLIGTKLVTEGIDIKELMMVITLDNRLNIIELIQGVGRLREGGLCYLLSRKNSWAARNRRGELSPIKEGCITEQVREFYGLESKKGKKGQHVGCCGSRTDLSADTVELIKRMDRLAENPATASMSVAALPSSSQERSSSDRYRDYCSSDEDSNAGIHDSTNASTNASTNASTNASTNASTNASTNASTNASTNASTNASTNASTNASTNASTNASTNASTNASTNASTDASTNASTNASTNASTNSSTDASTNASTNSSTDANTDANTADSTNANTDANTADSTNARTSAVTTASTNARTSAVTTASTNARTSAVTTASTNVRTSAVTTASTNARTSAVTTASTNARTSAVTTASTNARTSATTTASTTASTNEDSNTGGNAESNRFHPATDIDKEPYKRKGSQMVSLERKKLKAQFPNTSENMNVLEFLGFRSDEIKHLFLYGIDIYFCPEGVFTQYGLCKGCQKMFELCVCWARQKVSYRRIAWEALAVERMLRNDEEYKEYLEDIEPYHGDPVGYLRFFTVKKREIYSQIQKKYAWYLAITRRRETISVLDSTRGKQGSRVFRMSGRQIKELYFKVWSNLRESKTEVLQYFLNWDEKKCQEEWEAKDDTVVVEALEKLGVFQRLRSMTSAGLQGPQYVKLQFCRHHQQLRNRYELSLGMHLREQIALGVIPSKPPHWTPFLSMLIGLFYNKIFRQKLEYLLEQISEVWLLPHWLDLANVEVLAADNTKVPLYMLMVAVHKELGSDDVPDGKIDILLCRDSNREVGE